From Terriglobia bacterium, one genomic window encodes:
- a CDS encoding NAD(P)-dependent oxidoreductase, translating to MKAGFIGLGNMGLPMARNLLKAGHQVTVYNRTHQRAESLRAEGATVADTAVDACGSDVLITMLADDSALRAVVLDGQLIPRLAPGAVHVSMGTISVALAQELTKAHAAAGSQYISAPVFGRPEAAEAAKLVVVAAGPAGPIEKCQPLFDAMGQRSFVVGEEPSKANAVKLAGNFLILCVIESLGEAYALLRKSGVEPERFLEIMTSTLFSAPVYKTYGNLIAKEQFLPAGFKLPLGLKDVSLVLAAAADVRAPMPVASLVRDHILAAIARHGEDLDWSAFSKISAENAGLKQSRIL from the coding sequence ATGAAGGCAGGGTTCATCGGCCTGGGCAACATGGGATTGCCCATGGCCCGCAATCTGCTGAAAGCCGGCCACCAGGTCACCGTCTATAATCGGACTCACCAGCGTGCGGAAAGCCTGCGAGCGGAAGGCGCCACCGTTGCAGACACTGCCGTCGACGCCTGCGGCAGCGACGTGCTGATCACGATGCTGGCTGACGACTCAGCGCTACGTGCCGTCGTCCTTGACGGCCAGCTCATTCCCAGACTTGCCCCAGGCGCCGTTCACGTTTCGATGGGCACTATCAGCGTGGCGCTTGCTCAGGAGCTGACGAAAGCACATGCCGCCGCCGGAAGCCAATACATTTCCGCGCCTGTGTTTGGCCGCCCCGAAGCTGCAGAAGCCGCAAAGCTTGTAGTTGTGGCCGCGGGACCAGCCGGACCCATTGAGAAATGCCAGCCTCTGTTTGACGCTATGGGGCAGCGCTCGTTCGTCGTGGGAGAAGAGCCGTCCAAAGCCAACGCCGTGAAGCTCGCCGGAAATTTCCTGATCCTTTGCGTGATTGAGTCTCTGGGCGAAGCCTATGCCCTGCTCCGCAAATCCGGGGTTGAACCGGAGCGATTTCTCGAGATCATGACGAGCACCCTGTTTTCGGCGCCAGTCTACAAGACCTACGGCAACCTCATAGCCAAAGAGCAATTCCTTCCGGCAGGGTTCAAACTTCCCCTGGGCCTGAAAGACGTCAGCCTTGTGCTGGCTGCGGCGGCGGACGTCCGGGCGCCTATGCCCGTTGCGAGTCTGGTTCGTGACCACATTCTTGCCGCAATTGCGCGTCACGGCGAAGACCTCGACTGGTCCGCTTTTTCAAAGATCTCGGCTGAAAACGCTGGGTTGAAGCAAAGCCGCATTCTGTAA
- the nth gene encoding endonuclease III: MKSTVARKAKPARKKAAGKTKSGYTSPQRLRKIFDALDQLFPRAECALKHGNPFQLLVATILSAQCTDERVNKVTPALFAKYPGPKDFARLDQKVLEEDIRSTGFFRNKARNVIGAAKKIAGDFKGKVPQSMDEMLTLPGVARKTANVVLGTAFGIPTGVVVDTHVFRITHRLKLSNGKTPENVEQDLIALVPKDRWITFGHQVIWFGRKICQARKPLCMECPVESICDAPDKTV, translated from the coding sequence ATGAAATCTACTGTCGCCAGGAAGGCGAAGCCCGCCAGGAAAAAGGCGGCGGGGAAAACGAAGAGCGGCTATACCTCGCCGCAAAGGCTAAGGAAAATCTTTGACGCGCTGGATCAACTGTTTCCCAGGGCCGAGTGCGCCCTGAAGCACGGCAATCCGTTTCAGCTCCTGGTCGCTACCATCCTCTCGGCGCAGTGCACCGACGAGCGCGTCAATAAAGTGACTCCGGCCCTTTTCGCCAAGTACCCCGGCCCTAAGGACTTCGCGCGGCTGGACCAGAAGGTGCTGGAAGAAGATATCCGATCCACGGGCTTTTTCCGCAACAAGGCCAGGAACGTCATCGGGGCCGCAAAGAAGATTGCCGGGGATTTCAAGGGCAAAGTCCCCCAAAGCATGGATGAAATGCTCACTTTGCCCGGCGTCGCCAGAAAAACTGCGAACGTCGTGCTCGGAACTGCATTTGGAATTCCCACCGGCGTTGTCGTCGACACGCACGTTTTCCGGATTACCCACCGGCTAAAGTTGTCGAATGGCAAAACGCCGGAAAACGTAGAGCAGGACCTGATCGCTCTTGTCCCCAAAGACCGCTGGATCACGTTCGGGCACCAGGTGATCTGGTTCGGCCGGAAGATCTGTCAGGCACGAAAGCCTCTGTGTATGGAGTGCCCCGTTGAATCCATTTGTGACGCGCCCGACAAGACCGTCTAA
- a CDS encoding SDR family oxidoreductase has translation MATQAEPVRWALIVGSSSGFGEALALELARSGLDVFGVHFDRRSAQERINGIIETIKSAGRDALFFNMNAADVGKRADALDTMQTHWGERGGNHTMKVFVHSVAFGSLLPYVAKDSKEQLTQAQMDMTVDVMGNNLVYWVQELVRRKMMRSGGRIYGLTSAGGHSVIPNYGAVSAAKAVMESHIRQLAFELMPHGITANAIQAGVTVTPGSSKIPGIEKLAEFARLRNPGGRLTTPEDVALAVAALMDDRTQWMTGNVIRVDGGEDIVT, from the coding sequence ATGGCCACACAGGCTGAGCCCGTACGTTGGGCGCTGATCGTTGGATCCTCAAGCGGGTTTGGAGAGGCCCTGGCCCTTGAGCTGGCACGGTCGGGCCTGGACGTTTTTGGAGTTCATTTTGACCGCCGCTCGGCACAGGAGCGAATCAACGGAATCATCGAAACGATCAAGTCGGCGGGCCGGGACGCTTTGTTCTTTAACATGAACGCCGCCGATGTTGGGAAACGGGCCGATGCTCTCGACACGATGCAGACACACTGGGGGGAACGGGGCGGCAACCATACGATGAAAGTTTTTGTGCATTCTGTGGCTTTCGGCTCGTTGTTGCCCTATGTTGCCAAGGATTCCAAGGAGCAGCTTACGCAGGCGCAGATGGACATGACCGTGGATGTTATGGGCAACAACCTTGTTTACTGGGTGCAGGAACTCGTACGGCGTAAGATGATGCGTTCCGGCGGGCGCATCTATGGATTGACCAGCGCGGGCGGCCACAGCGTGATCCCGAACTACGGGGCCGTTTCAGCAGCCAAAGCCGTGATGGAATCGCACATCCGCCAGCTTGCTTTTGAGCTGATGCCGCATGGGATTACCGCGAACGCCATTCAGGCCGGCGTTACCGTAACGCCCGGCTCGAGCAAGATTCCGGGCATCGAAAAGCTCGCCGAATTTGCCAGATTACGGAATCCCGGAGGCCGTCTGACCACCCCGGAGGACGTGGCCCTTGCCGTCGCAGCCCTGATGGATGACCGTACGCAGTGGATGACGGGCAATGTTATTCGCGTGGACGGCGGCGAGGATATTGTGACGTAA
- a CDS encoding 4-hydroxy-3-methylbut-2-enyl diphosphate reductase, whose product MLRNRALPRKVILAKPRGFCAGVDRAIDIVNLALELYQPPVYVRKQIVHNGYVIEALARKGAVFVEEIDDVPEGALVIVSAHGVSPDVFQKAQERRLNVIDATCPLVTKVHAEVKRFAGEGLSIILIGHEGHDEVIGTMGEVPGQVQLVSTVEQAEQVRVPDCGKVAVTTQTTLSVDDARAILDVLKRRFPQLQMPASDDICYATQNRQAAVKLVAQQADLVLVVGSDNSSNSERLREVAETSGARAYLIDNASEIQTDWLVGAEVVGITAGASAPEKLVQEIVEYFREMGVETCEELEGTTEKVAFALPSIKFEEFAKGAGSSASGQ is encoded by the coding sequence ATGCTAAGAAATCGGGCTCTTCCAAGAAAGGTCATACTCGCGAAACCTAGAGGATTTTGCGCCGGGGTTGATCGGGCAATTGATATAGTCAACCTCGCGCTTGAGCTCTACCAGCCGCCCGTCTACGTCCGAAAACAGATTGTCCACAATGGGTATGTTATCGAGGCATTGGCCCGAAAGGGCGCCGTTTTTGTTGAAGAGATCGACGACGTGCCGGAGGGCGCATTGGTGATTGTAAGCGCGCACGGCGTATCTCCTGACGTTTTCCAGAAGGCCCAGGAAAGGCGCCTGAACGTTATCGATGCCACCTGCCCGCTGGTGACGAAAGTCCACGCAGAGGTCAAGAGGTTTGCCGGGGAAGGTTTATCGATAATTCTTATCGGCCATGAAGGGCATGACGAGGTGATTGGAACGATGGGCGAAGTGCCCGGGCAGGTCCAACTGGTCAGCACCGTGGAACAGGCGGAACAGGTGCGAGTTCCGGACTGTGGCAAGGTTGCCGTTACCACCCAAACGACACTGAGCGTGGACGACGCCAGGGCCATTCTCGACGTTCTAAAGCGGCGGTTTCCGCAGTTGCAGATGCCCGCCAGCGACGATATCTGCTACGCCACCCAGAACCGGCAGGCCGCTGTGAAATTAGTTGCCCAGCAGGCTGATCTGGTCCTTGTGGTGGGCTCCGACAACAGTTCAAATTCTGAACGACTCCGCGAGGTGGCTGAAACCTCCGGCGCTCGTGCCTATCTGATTGACAACGCCTCTGAAATTCAGACCGATTGGCTGGTTGGGGCAGAAGTCGTAGGCATCACTGCCGGCGCATCCGCGCCCGAAAAATTGGTCCAGGAGATAGTGGAATACTTCCGGGAAATGGGCGTCGAGACGTGCGAGGAGCTGGAAGGCACGACGGAGAAGGTGGCGTTTGCACTGCCGTCCATTAAGTTCGAGGAGTTTGCGAAAGGCGCCGGCAGCTCCGCATCTGGCCAGTAG
- a CDS encoding chlorite dismutase family protein: MADAKTAETKREDNRRQYVNFAFYKVDPAWRRLAEEDRKRGKCQFIDVAKSYEPEMLIVPYSLVGIRGDCDFMLWRISYNMLDFQDMTARLLATDLGKYLTTPYSYLAMTKRSTYVREHVHDDQEGTRLKLTPGKFRYLFVYPFVKTRAWYRLTQQARQGMMNEHIEIGHRFPTVRLNTTYSFGLDDQEFVVSFESDKPEHFLDLVMELRHAETSNYTLRDTPIFTCVHRELPEMLDLLGG, translated from the coding sequence TTGGCTGATGCAAAAACGGCAGAGACCAAACGCGAAGATAATCGCCGCCAATACGTAAATTTCGCGTTCTACAAAGTTGATCCCGCCTGGCGAAGGCTTGCAGAAGAAGACCGAAAACGCGGCAAATGCCAGTTCATCGATGTAGCCAAAAGCTATGAACCGGAGATGCTGATCGTGCCGTACTCGCTGGTGGGGATTCGCGGCGATTGTGACTTCATGTTGTGGCGAATCAGCTACAATATGCTGGATTTTCAGGACATGACGGCCCGTCTGCTGGCAACCGACCTCGGCAAATATCTGACCACTCCGTATTCGTATCTGGCGATGACCAAGCGCTCAACCTACGTCCGCGAGCATGTTCACGATGACCAGGAAGGAACACGCCTTAAACTTACGCCCGGAAAGTTTCGTTATCTTTTTGTCTATCCTTTCGTGAAAACCAGGGCCTGGTATCGGCTGACTCAGCAGGCGCGCCAGGGGATGATGAACGAGCATATCGAGATCGGCCACCGCTTCCCCACCGTTCGGCTGAACACCACGTATTCGTTCGGTCTCGACGACCAGGAATTCGTGGTGTCGTTTGAGAGTGACAAGCCTGAGCATTTCCTGGATCTGGTGATGGAATTGCGCCACGCAGAGACAAGCAACTACACCCTGCGCGACACTCCAATTTTCACCTGCGTGCATCGTGAACTGCCGGAGATGCTGGACCTGCTCGGCGGTTGA